Proteins encoded within one genomic window of Chitinophaga parva:
- a CDS encoding SusC/RagA family TonB-linked outer membrane protein translates to MKRRLVFVICILSCGLPAFPEMRYRVFRQDTAAPGDLLGRSVTVDMEQVSLSEALKRIGSAAGVKFVYAMDPDANRQRVSLHITHRKLRDVLNELLAPFHIVYEVKGDHIVLRQAQPLAGQHPGQEISGLVVDQASGVPLMNVSVRVADSANGTSTDTDGRFFLHAGEGSSLVCSLTGYQTQHLAVKGQHTLEIRMEADFRSLQEVVVTALGVEKARRALGYSVTEVAGKTLATARTTNVMDALEGRVAGVNVSPVNTGPGSSANVIIRGVSSINGNSQPLYVIDGAPIVNNTYSHADNWGGYDSGDGIGNINPDDIETVSVLKGAAAAALYGYRGSKGVVLITTKRGKNGQDLDIELNSNAVLEKVIDNTDYQYAYGQGENNHKPTSLENALETAFSSWGARVDGQPAIQFDGVERPYAAVRHNISHFYRTGSAYTNTLAFTKGLGSDGAIRFAASNLGQAGIVPRSGLNRQSFTLTTHYKLDRHLSLDLKANYIVQRINNAPSVSDAPANPNYATLFIPTTVDIRNWEPGYTATGDEKLISTEEYTTNPFFTTSKFYNTMGRNRFIGMASLRYTFNNGWFLQGRIGEDYLSDHFISVTPTGTAYYNPGTMVDQSYTATERNLDLLAGRQLHWRQWVVNVNAGANYRKAASSMHRLVGYDFVTPYVYNMNNVRGYATPEISDPVVENASVYAAADLAYHNMCYVNITGRNDWYSTLAPGKIRYLYPSVNGSFVFTERWHMPWMDFGKVRLGYAAVGGEAEDPYQTLLNYRQAGSINGIPIGTIVNEYIPNKDLQPSAVKELEAGVEMAFLHKRISLDAAVYSKRISRSIIYATASITSGYSGAVLNIGELHNRGVELLVKGIPVQTRHFDWTVTFNGAVNKNVVDRLAPGQTDLEIGTSQVEETAFIHHVVGKAASQIMAFDVARDEKGKVVIDPYNNNVSRGELRSWGSGIHKWTGGVANDLRYKRFTLSALVDGKFGGKIFSATNYYAYTYGLSKATLPGRELTYGTGQILAPDYYSQKAYAESALFVYDASFIKLRQVQLNYSFPVNAFHHKIKSMTIGAVGRNLWTVMKHTPNIDPESNYSNSNVQGLELAAVPAFRSMGFNLNIKF, encoded by the coding sequence CGCGTAAGTTTGCACATCACCCACCGCAAATTGCGGGATGTGCTCAATGAATTGTTAGCTCCCTTTCATATCGTGTACGAGGTGAAAGGTGATCATATTGTGCTACGGCAGGCGCAGCCCCTGGCAGGACAACATCCTGGCCAGGAGATCAGCGGCCTTGTGGTAGACCAGGCCAGCGGTGTACCGTTAATGAATGTATCTGTGCGGGTAGCTGATTCCGCCAACGGCACCTCCACAGATACGGATGGCCGTTTTTTTTTGCATGCCGGTGAAGGTAGCAGCCTTGTTTGCTCCCTCACCGGCTACCAGACACAACACCTGGCCGTAAAAGGCCAGCATACCCTGGAGATCCGCATGGAAGCGGATTTCCGGAGCCTGCAGGAAGTAGTGGTAACGGCATTGGGTGTGGAAAAAGCGCGCAGGGCCCTCGGGTATTCCGTAACGGAAGTAGCGGGGAAAACCCTGGCAACCGCCCGCACCACGAACGTGATGGACGCCCTGGAAGGCAGGGTGGCCGGTGTGAATGTGAGCCCGGTGAACACCGGCCCCGGATCGTCTGCTAATGTGATCATCCGCGGCGTGTCTTCCATCAACGGCAACTCCCAGCCACTGTATGTGATAGATGGTGCGCCTATTGTGAACAACACCTATTCCCATGCAGACAACTGGGGTGGGTACGACAGCGGGGATGGTATTGGCAACATTAACCCGGATGATATTGAAACCGTTTCTGTACTCAAAGGTGCGGCTGCCGCCGCCTTGTACGGCTACCGAGGCAGCAAGGGCGTGGTGCTCATCACCACCAAGCGGGGAAAGAACGGGCAAGACCTGGACATTGAATTAAATTCCAACGCGGTGTTGGAAAAAGTGATAGACAACACCGATTATCAATACGCATACGGGCAGGGGGAAAACAATCACAAGCCCACCAGCCTGGAAAACGCACTGGAAACGGCTTTCAGCAGTTGGGGCGCCCGGGTGGACGGACAACCCGCCATCCAGTTTGACGGCGTGGAAAGGCCCTATGCCGCGGTAAGGCATAATATCAGCCACTTTTACCGCACCGGCAGCGCCTATACGAACACACTGGCCTTTACCAAAGGGTTGGGCAGTGATGGCGCCATCCGTTTTGCTGCCAGCAATCTTGGTCAGGCCGGCATTGTGCCCCGCTCCGGGCTTAACCGCCAGAGTTTTACCCTGACCACTCATTATAAACTGGACAGGCACCTGAGCCTTGATCTTAAAGCCAACTACATTGTGCAGCGGATCAACAATGCGCCCAGCGTGTCTGACGCACCGGCCAATCCCAACTATGCCACCCTGTTCATCCCTACCACGGTGGACATCAGGAACTGGGAGCCGGGGTACACTGCTACGGGAGATGAGAAACTCATCTCCACGGAGGAGTATACCACCAACCCTTTTTTTACGACGAGTAAGTTTTACAATACCATGGGCCGCAACCGCTTTATTGGCATGGCCAGCCTCCGTTATACATTTAACAATGGATGGTTCCTGCAAGGCAGGATAGGCGAGGATTACCTGTCGGACCACTTTATTTCGGTGACCCCTACGGGCACGGCTTATTACAACCCGGGCACCATGGTAGACCAGTCTTACACGGCCACAGAACGCAACCTGGACCTCCTGGCAGGCAGGCAGCTGCACTGGCGCCAGTGGGTGGTAAATGTCAATGCCGGGGCCAATTACCGCAAGGCAGCATCCAGCATGCACCGCCTGGTGGGTTACGATTTTGTAACGCCTTACGTGTACAATATGAACAATGTGAGGGGATATGCAACACCGGAGATCTCTGACCCGGTGGTGGAAAATGCTTCTGTATATGCCGCGGCAGACCTGGCTTATCACAATATGTGCTACGTTAATATCACCGGGCGGAACGACTGGTACAGTACCCTGGCACCTGGCAAGATCCGCTACCTGTATCCATCCGTGAATGGCTCTTTTGTATTCACCGAGCGGTGGCACATGCCCTGGATGGATTTTGGCAAGGTGCGCCTGGGTTATGCAGCGGTGGGCGGGGAGGCGGAAGACCCTTACCAGACCTTGCTCAATTACAGGCAGGCGGGCAGTATCAACGGCATTCCCATTGGCACCATCGTCAATGAATATATACCTAATAAAGACCTGCAACCTTCTGCGGTGAAGGAGCTGGAAGCGGGCGTGGAAATGGCTTTCCTGCATAAACGCATCTCCCTGGATGCAGCGGTGTACAGCAAGCGCATTTCACGCAGCATCATTTATGCAACGGCTTCCATCACCTCCGGGTATAGCGGGGCAGTGCTTAACATAGGGGAACTGCACAACCGCGGAGTGGAGTTGCTGGTGAAGGGTATACCAGTGCAAACAAGGCATTTCGACTGGACGGTGACGTTCAACGGCGCAGTGAATAAGAACGTGGTGGACCGGCTGGCGCCGGGACAAACGGACCTGGAGATCGGCACTTCCCAGGTGGAGGAAACGGCCTTCATTCATCACGTGGTGGGCAAGGCGGCTTCGCAGATCATGGCGTTTGACGTAGCCCGCGATGAAAAGGGCAAGGTGGTCATTGATCCGTATAACAACAACGTGAGCCGTGGTGAGCTGCGCTCCTGGGGCTCCGGTATTCATAAATGGACGGGCGGTGTAGCCAATGACCTGCGCTATAAACGCTTTACATTGTCAGCGTTGGTAGACGGCAAATTTGGAGGTAAGATCTTTTCCGCTACTAACTATTACGCCTATACGTACGGATTATCTAAAGCGACGCTGCCGGGCAGGGAGCTTACTTATGGCACCGGGCAAATACTGGCCCCGGATTATTATTCACAGAAAGCCTATGCGGAAAGCGCTCTTTTTGTGTATGATGCAAGTTTTATCAAATTAAGGCAGGTGCAGTTGAACTACAGTTTCCCGGTAAATGCCTTTCATCATAAAATTAAAAGTATGACCATCGGCGCCGTGGGCCGCAACCTGTGGACGGTCATGAAACATACGCCAAACATAGACCCGGAATCCAATTACAGCAATTCCAATGTACAGGGACTGGAACTGGCAGCAGTACCGGCTTTCCGTTCCATGGGCTTTAACCTGAATATAAAATTCTGA
- a CDS encoding SusD/RagB family nutrient-binding outer membrane lipoprotein: MQQRIMLYILLLIGLMGCKKHFDSVNTDPDSTGPGQYAPENLLSAAQLTYTGSARGGGDAAHVELGGCGAFIQHLAALDTYEFYGDKYFSSANTGDYFESAYGEQVKMATDLVALTGDKPQYNNLHQMGRMMRAMIMERVTDIYGDVPYFEAGRGYYDKVYYPRYDAQQAIYADLLKEVSEATAALDPAGDKPATDLFFHDRDDQIAAWQRFGNTLLLRMAMRLTKRDPATAQEYVRQTSGHTMQSNADNAIVMHDEAGQGLTQNRVSLDFLQASIRAKAKLSKTFVDFMKSNDDPRLPVLSEVRINGHHNAGEQQGLPNGYNTDRLSPYGIYSRPDFPDTVDAYSQPSALVVKLDAPTFVLTYAESEFLLADAAARWGMGNAESHYHNGVVAAMRELAAYGVAGVIGEDAAEAYYNAHPYNAAKGLEMINTQFWAATLFNEYEAWCNWRRTGLPALVPVNYPGNITHGTIPRRLPYPLSEASSNAANYKAAQTALPGGDKMTSRTWWDE; encoded by the coding sequence ATGCAACAACGGATCATGCTCTATATACTGCTGCTGATAGGCCTTATGGGGTGTAAGAAACATTTTGACAGTGTGAATACAGATCCCGATTCCACGGGGCCGGGACAATATGCGCCGGAAAACCTGTTGTCTGCCGCGCAGCTCACTTATACCGGCAGTGCCCGGGGCGGGGGCGATGCGGCGCACGTGGAACTGGGAGGATGCGGGGCTTTCATCCAGCACCTGGCCGCGCTGGACACGTATGAATTTTACGGGGATAAGTATTTCTCCAGTGCCAATACCGGGGATTATTTTGAATCGGCATATGGTGAGCAGGTGAAGATGGCTACAGACCTGGTGGCACTTACCGGGGACAAGCCGCAGTATAACAACCTGCACCAGATGGGCCGCATGATGCGCGCCATGATTATGGAGCGCGTAACAGACATCTATGGCGATGTGCCTTACTTTGAGGCGGGGCGCGGGTACTACGATAAAGTGTATTACCCCCGGTACGATGCGCAGCAGGCCATCTATGCAGACCTGCTCAAGGAAGTGAGCGAGGCCACCGCAGCCCTGGACCCTGCCGGTGATAAGCCTGCAACAGATCTTTTTTTCCATGACCGGGACGATCAAATCGCTGCCTGGCAGCGATTTGGCAATACGTTGCTGCTGCGCATGGCCATGCGCCTTACCAAACGGGACCCGGCCACGGCGCAAGAATATGTAAGACAAACAAGTGGTCATACCATGCAAAGCAATGCAGATAATGCCATTGTAATGCACGATGAAGCAGGCCAGGGCCTTACGCAGAACCGCGTAAGCCTGGATTTCCTGCAGGCTTCCATCCGCGCAAAGGCCAAGCTGTCAAAGACCTTCGTGGATTTTATGAAGAGCAATGATGATCCCCGCCTGCCGGTACTTTCGGAAGTGCGCATCAACGGGCATCATAATGCCGGCGAGCAACAGGGGCTGCCCAATGGCTATAATACTGACAGGCTAAGTCCTTACGGTATTTATAGCCGGCCGGACTTCCCGGACACGGTGGATGCTTACAGCCAGCCCAGTGCACTGGTGGTGAAGCTGGATGCGCCTACGTTTGTGCTCACCTATGCGGAGTCTGAATTTTTACTGGCAGATGCCGCCGCCCGCTGGGGCATGGGCAATGCGGAAAGCCACTACCACAATGGCGTGGTGGCCGCAATGAGGGAACTGGCAGCTTATGGAGTAGCGGGTGTGATCGGGGAAGATGCCGCTGAAGCTTATTATAACGCACATCCATATAATGCGGCCAAAGGACTGGAAATGATCAATACCCAGTTCTGGGCAGCCACCTTGTTCAATGAATACGAGGCGTGGTGCAACTGGCGCCGTACCGGGCTCCCGGCCCTTGTGCCGGTAAATTACCCGGGCAATATCACCCACGGCACCATCCCCCGCAGGCTTCCTTACCCGCTGTCTGAAGCCAGCAGTAATGCAGCCAACTACAAGGCGGCGCAAACGGCCCTCCCCGGCGGGGATAAGATGACCAGCAGGACCTGGTGGGATGAGTAA
- a CDS encoding YheT family hydrolase, whose product MRNRHLLTIYPTLCRRVKRVQYTRARMTMPDGDFVDLDFSAVGSDLLVLVLHGLEGDAHRKYVKGMVQLFNQQGYDVAGMNFRGCSGEPNKALRFYHSGETADLDAVVQHVAASRKYKALYLVGFSLGGNVALKYTGEQGKNIHPLVHATVAISVPIDLANSAIELEKKHNAIYMQRFIRSLGAKLKAKQALYPDAINLEGYENITTFRQFDDRYTAPLHGFPDADTYWYQSSAIRVLDQVAIPTLLINAQDDSFLGPKCFPYEMAEHHPLFYLETPRYGGHVGFVNFGVSSYWTERRALDFIRSHP is encoded by the coding sequence ATGCGCAACCGACACCTGCTCACCATTTACCCTACACTGTGCCGGCGTGTGAAGCGGGTGCAGTACACACGGGCACGCATGACCATGCCGGATGGCGACTTCGTGGACCTGGATTTCAGCGCGGTGGGGAGTGATCTGCTGGTGCTGGTGCTGCATGGCCTGGAGGGCGACGCGCACCGCAAATATGTGAAAGGCATGGTACAGCTCTTTAACCAGCAGGGATACGATGTGGCAGGCATGAACTTTCGCGGTTGCAGCGGGGAGCCCAATAAGGCCCTGCGCTTCTATCACAGCGGCGAAACAGCCGACCTGGATGCAGTGGTGCAACACGTGGCCGCCAGCAGGAAATATAAAGCGCTTTACCTGGTAGGCTTTTCCCTGGGAGGTAACGTAGCCCTGAAATATACCGGTGAGCAGGGAAAGAACATTCATCCGCTGGTACACGCCACGGTGGCCATTTCTGTGCCTATAGACCTGGCCAACAGCGCCATTGAACTGGAGAAAAAACACAATGCCATTTATATGCAGCGCTTCATCCGTTCCCTGGGGGCCAAGCTGAAGGCCAAGCAGGCGCTTTACCCGGACGCTATTAACCTGGAAGGCTATGAAAATATTACCACCTTCCGCCAGTTTGACGACCGCTACACCGCACCCCTGCATGGTTTTCCGGATGCAGACACCTACTGGTACCAGAGCAGCGCCATCCGCGTGCTGGACCAGGTGGCCATCCCCACGCTGCTGATCAATGCCCAGGATGATTCTTTCCTGGGGCCCAAATGTTTTCCCTATGAAATGGCGGAGCATCACCCGCTGTTTTACCTGGAAACGCCCCGCTATGGCGGACATGTGGGCTTCGTGAACTTTGGCGTATCCAGCTACTGGACGGAGCGCAGGGCCCTGGATTTCATCCGCAGCCACCCTTGA
- a CDS encoding RNA polymerase sigma-70 factor yields the protein MQVHEPQGTPAGQTRGEIEFEALFRQHFKSLYAYACSMLHDEMMAEEMVQNVFCKLWEKGADLKIQQSITAYLYRAVYHECLNYIRHLKVRAAHQSFVKHHQSPVGDSGGSRVQLRELQVKLEAAMKKLPEKCRVVFQLSRFEELRYQEIADRLQISVKTVENQMGKALRILRSELVDFLPLLLLLFLNL from the coding sequence ATGCAAGTACATGAGCCACAAGGAACGCCAGCCGGGCAAACCCGGGGCGAGATAGAGTTTGAAGCGCTGTTCCGCCAGCACTTCAAAAGCCTGTATGCCTATGCCTGCAGCATGCTGCACGATGAGATGATGGCAGAGGAAATGGTGCAGAACGTGTTCTGCAAACTCTGGGAAAAGGGGGCGGACCTGAAGATCCAGCAGTCCATTACGGCCTACCTGTACCGTGCGGTATACCATGAGTGCCTCAATTATATCCGCCACCTGAAAGTGCGGGCTGCCCACCAGTCGTTTGTAAAACATCATCAATCGCCCGTAGGGGATAGCGGTGGCTCACGTGTCCAGTTAAGGGAGCTGCAAGTGAAACTGGAAGCGGCCATGAAAAAACTGCCGGAGAAATGCCGCGTGGTATTCCAGCTGAGCCGTTTTGAAGAACTGCGCTACCAGGAGATAGCAGACCGGCTGCAGATCTCTGTGAAAACGGTGGAGAACCAGATGGGCAAGGCCTTGCGCATTTTGCGATCGGAGCTGGTGGACTTTTTGCCACTGCTGCTCTTATTGTTCTTAAATCTTTAA
- a CDS encoding FecR family protein, whose translation MKKNIQVNDDVLVKYLLAEASPDERAAVQAWVGKEENARYFEHLRLIWEESRQLAPRVMISEDAAWQRLRNRVQGVQPAPLQATRVVPLHKIYRIAAAVIGLLVVSSAAWWIMGSQPRQIALRSDNSTLRDTLPDGTVITLNKNSEARYKPAFSGSTREITLEGEAFFEVAQDAQKPFIIHSGDVAVRILGTSLNVKTTRHATEVIVETGRVEVTKETHRVELAAHEMATVTASESVPVKTSNTDQLYRYYSDHSFVCDNTPLYKLVDALNDAYNVNIHIANPELRNLPLTTTFQAAPLDTVLKIVGESFNIKVTKQGKEIVLE comes from the coding sequence GTGAAAAAGAATATACAAGTAAACGACGATGTGCTGGTAAAATACTTACTGGCAGAGGCCAGCCCGGACGAACGGGCGGCCGTGCAGGCCTGGGTGGGGAAGGAGGAAAATGCCCGCTACTTTGAGCATCTCCGCCTTATCTGGGAAGAAAGCCGGCAACTGGCTCCCCGCGTCATGATCAGTGAAGACGCTGCCTGGCAAAGGTTGCGCAACCGGGTGCAGGGTGTACAGCCCGCGCCGCTGCAGGCTACCCGTGTGGTACCCCTGCATAAAATATATCGTATAGCCGCTGCCGTTATAGGCCTGCTGGTAGTGAGCAGCGCAGCCTGGTGGATAATGGGCAGCCAGCCCAGGCAGATAGCCCTCCGCAGTGATAACAGCACCCTGCGGGATACCCTGCCGGATGGCACCGTGATCACCCTCAATAAGAATTCTGAAGCCCGCTACAAGCCTGCATTTTCGGGCAGCACCCGCGAGATCACGCTGGAAGGGGAAGCCTTCTTTGAGGTGGCGCAGGATGCGCAGAAACCTTTCATCATCCACAGCGGTGATGTGGCCGTGCGCATTCTTGGTACTTCGCTCAATGTAAAGACCACCAGACACGCCACGGAAGTGATCGTGGAAACCGGCAGGGTGGAGGTGACCAAGGAAACCCACCGCGTGGAACTGGCCGCCCACGAAATGGCCACGGTGACGGCCAGCGAATCCGTGCCAGTGAAGACTTCCAACACGGATCAGCTGTACCGCTATTACAGTGATCACAGCTTTGTATGTGATAATACACCGCTCTACAAACTGGTGGATGCGCTGAACGATGCCTATAATGTAAACATCCATATCGCCAATCCCGAGCTGCGCAACCTGCCGCTTACGACCACTTTCCAGGCGGCACCGCTGGACACGGTCCTGAAGATCGTAGGAGAGTCATTCAACATTAAAGTGACGAAGCAAGGGAAGGAGATCGTCTTAGAATAA
- a CDS encoding STN and carboxypeptidase regulatory-like domain-containing protein, with protein MQYIKRRQGGWWLLLGCLLCLASSINAQSIQSRVVSVNVTRQPLGQVLNLISAQAHFVFSYNSNLVPADSLVTLDAPRKTVKQVLDLLFQGNLLYKESGNYLILQRPPAGQVFTISGYVIDQQSGHRLPNVSVYEKEQLVSTLTNEQGYFRIRIRTRDKPPMPVISISKELYLDTTIIASPAMAQDFTVSIRPAPMITLKPVDVTNDVEKTWMAHFFLSSRARMQSLNLKFLMDKPYQYSLVPGLGTHGHLSSQVVNRFSFNLIGGYSAGLNGLEFATVFNIDKGDVRDVQIAGVFNAVGGRVKGLQLAGVFNHVFDTTRAVQIAGVSNVVRSEASGLQLAGITNTDIGNFSGMQVNGVGAFNRKNFYGASLSGIMNLTLGWASGMQAAGIMNIVKDSTHGVQIAGIFNQTRKTMDGVQIAGIYNYARKAKGVQVSVVNVADTLDGVSIGVVNYVRTGYHKLSVYTTELMPLNVAFQSGARHIYTVVSGGVDFAHHRAFYNGFGMGYVFNLKHGMVLPVQLTNEIYHLGKDNEDQPEKDKQNAALLRLEPSLQWQVTPKFGLFIGPSYSFCYRALQGAEGYKSLPVSFATHYTDKTSGWFGFHAGICIF; from the coding sequence ATGCAATATATAAAACGCCGGCAAGGCGGCTGGTGGCTGCTTTTGGGCTGCCTGCTTTGCCTGGCCTCTTCTATCAACGCACAGAGTATACAGTCCCGCGTGGTGTCTGTCAATGTTACAAGACAGCCATTGGGACAGGTGCTGAACCTCATCAGCGCACAGGCACATTTTGTGTTTTCGTATAACAGTAACCTGGTACCGGCCGATAGCCTGGTAACGCTGGACGCCCCGCGCAAAACGGTGAAACAGGTGCTGGACCTGCTTTTCCAGGGAAACCTGTTGTACAAGGAAAGTGGTAATTACCTCATTTTGCAAAGGCCGCCCGCAGGGCAGGTGTTTACCATCAGCGGGTATGTGATAGACCAGCAGTCCGGCCACCGCTTGCCCAATGTGAGCGTGTATGAAAAAGAGCAACTGGTCTCTACCCTCACCAATGAGCAGGGGTATTTCCGCATCCGCATCCGCACGCGGGATAAGCCGCCCATGCCCGTGATCAGCATCAGTAAAGAACTTTACCTGGATACCACCATCATTGCTAGTCCTGCCATGGCGCAGGACTTCACTGTTTCCATACGTCCCGCGCCCATGATCACCCTGAAGCCGGTGGATGTGACCAACGATGTGGAAAAAACCTGGATGGCCCACTTTTTCCTCTCCTCCCGGGCGCGCATGCAGAGCTTGAACCTGAAGTTCCTCATGGATAAGCCTTACCAGTACTCACTGGTGCCGGGCCTGGGCACGCACGGGCACCTGAGCTCACAGGTGGTGAACCGTTTTTCGTTCAACCTCATAGGCGGGTACAGTGCGGGGCTCAATGGGCTTGAGTTTGCCACGGTTTTTAATATTGACAAAGGGGATGTGCGGGATGTGCAGATAGCCGGCGTGTTCAATGCCGTAGGTGGCCGTGTGAAAGGCCTGCAGCTGGCGGGAGTGTTCAACCACGTATTTGATACTACGCGGGCGGTGCAGATAGCCGGCGTATCTAACGTGGTGCGCAGTGAGGCCAGTGGCCTGCAGCTGGCAGGTATCACTAATACAGACATCGGCAATTTCAGTGGCATGCAGGTGAATGGTGTAGGCGCCTTTAACCGGAAGAATTTTTATGGTGCGTCTTTATCCGGCATTATGAACCTTACGTTGGGATGGGCCAGCGGCATGCAGGCTGCGGGCATTATGAATATTGTAAAAGATTCTACCCATGGCGTGCAGATAGCGGGCATTTTTAACCAGACCCGCAAAACCATGGATGGCGTGCAGATAGCAGGAATTTATAATTATGCGCGCAAGGCCAAGGGGGTACAGGTCTCCGTGGTGAACGTAGCCGACACCCTGGATGGAGTGAGCATTGGTGTCGTGAATTATGTGCGTACCGGTTATCATAAATTATCGGTGTACACTACGGAACTGATGCCGTTGAATGTGGCCTTTCAATCCGGCGCCCGGCACATTTACACCGTGGTGAGCGGCGGCGTGGATTTTGCCCACCACCGTGCATTTTATAATGGTTTCGGGATGGGATATGTGTTCAACCTGAAGCACGGCATGGTGTTGCCGGTGCAGCTGACCAACGAGATCTACCACCTGGGCAAGGATAATGAAGACCAGCCGGAGAAAGACAAGCAGAACGCCGCCCTGCTGCGGCTGGAACCATCATTGCAATGGCAGGTTACCCCGAAATTCGGGTTGTTCATAGGGCCTTCGTATTCTTTTTGCTACCGCGCGCTGCAGGGAGCAGAGGGGTATAAATCATTACCGGTGAGCTTTGCCACGCATTACACAGATAAGACTTCCGGGTGGTTTGGCTTCCACGCAGGTATTTGTATTTTTTAG
- a CDS encoding multidrug effflux MFS transporter, whose protein sequence is MERSRSQSSFLIFILGALTALGPFSIDMYLSGFAAIGKDLGVSDSEVGLSLSSYFIGIGAGQLLYGPLLDKFGRKRPLYIGLGVYIIASLGCLATHSLDSLVAWRFVQAVGSCAATVAAMTMVRDLFPVRDNARVFALLMLVVGASPMLAPTVGARVTSVLGWRYIFVILCALGVLALLASILWLPSRFEPNRELSLKPAPILQNFWKVLKEPQFYTYAVTGALGFAGLFVYVSGSSHVLMQLYHLTEDQFGLMFAGLGAGFIGANQLNSVALRRFTSQQVVPVALAVQSAAGLGLLLCTYQGWLSLPLLIVLLFVYLSGVGFTNPNTAALSLAPFEKHAGSAAALMGALQMGIGALASVAVSMIHMAGALPMTATMCAAALLAVLALVSGRRYITGPVLDGRGVASVMH, encoded by the coding sequence ATGGAACGTAGCAGATCCCAATCGTCATTTCTCATTTTTATTCTTGGGGCACTCACGGCTTTAGGGCCTTTTTCAATAGATATGTACCTGTCTGGTTTTGCCGCCATTGGTAAAGACCTGGGCGTTAGCGACAGTGAAGTGGGGCTGTCACTTTCCAGTTACTTTATTGGCATTGGCGCGGGGCAGTTGCTGTATGGGCCGCTGCTGGACAAATTTGGCCGCAAGCGCCCGCTGTACATTGGGTTGGGTGTGTACATCATTGCCTCGCTGGGCTGTTTGGCCACACATTCCCTGGATAGCCTGGTGGCCTGGCGTTTTGTGCAGGCCGTGGGCAGTTGTGCCGCTACGGTAGCCGCTATGACCATGGTGCGGGACCTTTTCCCTGTGAGAGACAATGCGCGGGTGTTTGCCCTGCTCATGCTGGTGGTGGGTGCCTCGCCCATGCTGGCACCCACGGTGGGCGCACGGGTCACCAGTGTGCTGGGATGGCGTTATATTTTTGTGATCCTCTGTGCACTGGGCGTGCTTGCGCTGCTGGCCAGCATTTTATGGCTGCCTTCCCGCTTTGAGCCCAACCGGGAGCTTTCCCTGAAACCCGCGCCCATCCTGCAAAACTTCTGGAAGGTGTTAAAAGAACCCCAGTTTTACACCTACGCGGTCACCGGTGCCCTGGGGTTTGCGGGCCTGTTTGTGTATGTCTCCGGCTCATCCCATGTGCTCATGCAACTGTATCATTTAACGGAAGACCAGTTTGGGCTGATGTTTGCCGGCCTGGGAGCCGGCTTCATCGGGGCTAACCAGCTCAATAGCGTGGCCCTGCGCCGCTTCACCAGCCAGCAGGTGGTACCGGTGGCCCTCGCGGTACAGTCGGCCGCAGGCCTGGGCCTGTTGCTGTGTACTTACCAGGGCTGGCTGTCATTGCCCCTGCTGATCGTGCTGCTATTTGTGTACCTTAGTGGCGTGGGCTTTACCAACCCGAACACGGCAGCCCTGTCACTGGCGCCATTTGAGAAGCATGCCGGCAGCGCGGCCGCCCTGATGGGGGCTTTGCAAATGGGCATAGGGGCGCTGGCGTCTGTGGCGGTGAGCATGATCCATATGGCGGGCGCATTACCAATGACCGCCACCATGTGTGCAGCGGCCCTGCTGGCGGTGCTGGCGCTGGTTTCCGGCCGCCGCTACATTACCGGGCCGGTATTGGACGGCAGGGGTGTGGCAAGTGTTATGCATTGA
- a CDS encoding RNA polymerase sigma factor has product MSQRAMYEQYYPYACKIAFRYIYRYDKAVDVVNDGFVKLFTHFDKFQYAPGQDVQRMLMGWIRKIMVNTAIDSLRSKNMMPEIGGIPEYVWEEEPTAEVSAEQRLYYKELIILIKELPPSYQVVFNMYVIDGFTHPEIAQELGISVGASKSNLAKARAHLRKKLNTDISEIDVCSF; this is encoded by the coding sequence ATGAGCCAGCGGGCGATGTACGAACAGTACTATCCCTACGCGTGCAAGATCGCTTTCCGGTATATTTACCGGTACGATAAGGCCGTGGACGTGGTAAATGATGGCTTTGTAAAACTGTTCACCCACTTCGACAAGTTCCAGTATGCGCCCGGCCAGGACGTGCAGCGGATGCTGATGGGGTGGATCAGGAAGATTATGGTCAATACGGCCATAGACTCCCTGCGCAGCAAGAACATGATGCCGGAAATAGGAGGCATCCCGGAATACGTGTGGGAAGAGGAGCCTACGGCAGAAGTATCTGCAGAGCAGCGGCTCTACTACAAAGAACTGATCATTCTCATAAAGGAACTGCCGCCATCCTACCAGGTGGTCTTCAATATGTACGTAATAGATGGGTTTACGCACCCGGAAATAGCCCAGGAACTGGGTATTTCCGTAGGCGCGTCTAAATCCAACCTGGCAAAGGCCCGCGCACATTTGCGCAAGAAACTTAATACCGATATCTCTGAAATAGACGTATGCAGCTTTTAG